A region of Natribaculum luteum DNA encodes the following proteins:
- a CDS encoding DUF5781 family protein translates to MDLRVQGAGPTAPFLSAQDLFETERDLSLPVHVRIREDPDERTWAAHYDDYHVLNISRHAASSALARELVLHEFAHMARHEEAHPSHTQSTEEVLYLALAGRRVERRKLAHCYQIANHMKDIYADDITLSVGPGEKLLAFLESGLATAVADRPQTPPRPGLDRISAAADPEITAVNAAFALALAERHDLIEPDHRLYDLAHAAAMDAPAVDFDGFRRRFRELAHDPDSSTYRRVLVEAARSYVSGGPAAD, encoded by the coding sequence ATGGACCTACGCGTTCAGGGGGCCGGTCCGACCGCTCCATTCCTCAGTGCCCAAGACCTCTTCGAGACCGAACGCGACCTCTCGTTGCCCGTCCACGTCCGCATCCGGGAGGACCCCGACGAACGGACCTGGGCGGCACACTACGACGACTACCACGTGCTGAACATCTCGAGGCACGCCGCCTCGAGTGCACTCGCGCGCGAACTCGTCTTACACGAGTTCGCCCACATGGCGAGACACGAGGAAGCCCACCCTTCACACACACAGTCGACCGAGGAGGTGCTCTACCTCGCGCTCGCCGGCCGGCGCGTCGAACGGCGAAAGCTCGCCCATTGCTACCAGATCGCAAATCACATGAAAGACATCTACGCCGACGACATCACCCTCTCGGTCGGTCCGGGCGAGAAGCTCCTCGCCTTTCTCGAGTCGGGGCTGGCGACGGCCGTCGCAGACCGTCCACAGACGCCGCCACGACCCGGACTCGACCGAATCTCCGCCGCCGCGGATCCGGAGATCACCGCCGTCAACGCGGCGTTTGCGCTCGCGCTCGCGGAGCGTCACGACCTGATCGAGCCGGACCACCGGCTGTACGACCTCGCACACGCGGCCGCGATGGACGCGCCGGCGGTCGACTTCGACGGGTTCAGACGCCGGTTCAGGGAACTCGCGCACGACCCCGACTCGAGTACGTATCGCCGAGTGCTGGTCGAGGCGGCTCGATCGTACGTGAGCGGTGGGCCAGCGGCGGACTGA
- a CDS encoding DUF4382 domain-containing protein, with translation MTDRTDDVRRRDYLELAGGVAAASTIGLAGCLGSDDNDGDGGGNGSDEETTGTLATQVTDQPGDIADFESCVVTIQGIWVKPSDGDESDDSSDGSDDAESDGENTDSEESDGGNESNGDTADGGSETDDEIDEQREEDVDQSDERRYYEFDEPQQADLVDLQGENTQLVDERELPAGEYAFLQLDVTDVEGTLAEGGETEVSTPGNAPLQFKESFEIRDGKLTTFLADFTPVRRGQTGTYLLQPVATGTEVSYEDVPEDDETGDDGESSDDQTDTESDAQNGTDDDAQNDSNDGDQNA, from the coding sequence ATGACTGACCGAACTGACGACGTTCGACGACGCGACTACCTCGAGTTGGCCGGCGGCGTCGCGGCCGCCAGTACGATCGGCCTCGCTGGCTGTCTCGGAAGCGACGACAACGACGGCGACGGTGGCGGAAACGGGAGCGACGAAGAGACGACCGGAACGCTGGCGACGCAGGTCACCGACCAGCCCGGCGACATCGCCGACTTCGAATCCTGCGTCGTGACGATCCAGGGTATCTGGGTGAAACCGAGCGATGGTGACGAAAGCGACGATAGCAGCGATGGCAGCGACGACGCCGAATCCGACGGCGAAAACACCGACAGTGAGGAGTCCGACGGCGGAAACGAGAGCAACGGTGACACCGCAGACGGGGGAAGCGAAACCGACGACGAAATCGACGAACAGCGCGAGGAAGACGTCGACCAGAGCGACGAGCGGCGGTACTACGAGTTCGACGAGCCCCAGCAGGCGGACCTGGTAGACCTCCAGGGCGAGAACACCCAGCTCGTCGACGAGCGCGAACTGCCCGCCGGCGAGTACGCGTTCCTCCAGCTCGACGTGACGGACGTCGAGGGGACGCTGGCCGAGGGCGGCGAGACGGAGGTGTCGACGCCCGGAAACGCCCCGCTACAGTTCAAAGAGTCCTTCGAGATCCGTGACGGCAAACTGACGACGTTCCTCGCAGACTTCACGCCGGTTCGCCGCGGACAGACCGGCACGTACCTCCTCCAGCCCGTCGCGACGGGGACGGAAGTGAGTTACGAGGACGTCCCCGAAGACGACGAGACGGGCGACGACGGCGAGAGCAGCGACGATCAGACCGATACCGAAAGCGACGCCCAGAACGGGACGGACGACGACGCGCAGAACGACTCGAACGACGGCGACCAGAACGCGTAG
- a CDS encoding 30S ribosomal protein S7, translated as MAAEDQPEPEAPAGGADVSAKLFGKWEIGEIEYADPSTERYISVTPVAHTMGRHAGKQFQKSEVSIVERFINRLMQTEENTGKKQQTLNLVREAFEIVHDRTEENPVQVLVSAVENAAPREETVRLKYGGISVPKAVDVAPQRRVDQALKFLAEGVQNASFKTPTPAEEAIANQLVGAANYDVQTYAISQKEEKERVAAAAR; from the coding sequence ATGGCTGCAGAAGACCAACCCGAGCCCGAGGCACCCGCAGGCGGCGCGGACGTCTCCGCGAAGCTCTTCGGCAAGTGGGAGATCGGCGAGATCGAGTACGCCGACCCCTCGACCGAGCGCTACATCTCCGTGACGCCCGTCGCCCACACGATGGGTCGCCACGCCGGCAAGCAGTTCCAGAAGTCGGAGGTGTCGATCGTCGAGCGCTTCATCAACCGGCTGATGCAGACCGAGGAGAACACGGGCAAGAAACAGCAGACACTCAACCTCGTCCGTGAGGCGTTCGAGATCGTCCACGACCGCACGGAAGAAAACCCCGTGCAGGTGCTCGTCAGCGCCGTCGAGAACGCCGCTCCCCGCGAGGAGACCGTCCGCCTGAAGTACGGCGGCATTTCGGTCCCGAAGGCAGTCGACGTCGCGCCCCAGCGTCGGGTCGACCAGGCCCTGAAGTTCCTCGCGGAAGGCGTCCAAAACGCCTCGTTCAAGACTCCGACGCCGGCCGAGGAGGCCATCGCGAACCAGCTCGTCGGGGCTGCGAACTACGACGTCCAGACGTACGCGATCAGCCAGAAAGAAGAGAAAGAGCGCGTCGCGGCGGCCGCGCGGTAA
- a CDS encoding 30S ribosomal protein S12, with protein sequence MANGKYAARKLKKDRQNQRWSDSDYARRARGLREKSDPLEGAPQARGIVLEKVGIEAKQPNSAIRKCVRVQLIKNGKQVTAFCPGDGAISFIDEHDEVTIAGIGGAKGRAMGDLSGVNYKVEKVNGVSLIELVRGNAEKPVR encoded by the coding sequence ATGGCAAACGGCAAGTACGCCGCGCGCAAGCTCAAGAAGGACCGCCAGAACCAGCGGTGGTCCGACTCGGACTACGCGCGCCGCGCCCGTGGACTTCGCGAGAAGTCCGACCCCCTCGAGGGAGCGCCCCAGGCACGCGGTATCGTACTCGAAAAGGTCGGCATCGAGGCGAAACAGCCCAACTCGGCGATCCGAAAGTGCGTCCGGGTCCAGCTGATCAAAAACGGCAAGCAGGTCACCGCGTTCTGTCCCGGTGACGGCGCAATTTCGTTCATCGACGAGCACGACGAAGTCACCATCGCCGGTATCGGCGGTGCGAAGGGTCGTGCGATGGGCGACCTCTCGGGTGTCAACTACAAAGTCGAGAAGGTAAACGGCGTGTCGCTGATCGAACTCGTCCGCGGCAACGCAGAGAAACCGGTGCGATAA